From Synechococcus sp. MW101C3, a single genomic window includes:
- a CDS encoding FAD-dependent oxidoreductase, with the protein MGAAAEQAQVVVWGGGSGGVAAALQAARAGADTLLLTPGGWLGGMVSAAGVCAPDGNELTPWQTGLWGALLRALQQAEAEGLDHNWVSCFGWRPATAERILRGWVAAEPRLRWWPCCTLRGVRRQGRRVTAVEIEREHEPQSIALEVLIDGSDRGDLLPLAEVPFRCGWEPREQWGEPSAPPQQQLENDAFFQRQPVQSPTWVVLGQLGQGPCPSGRPPAPPFARSTEAHGLLRTLTYGRLPGGLVMLNWPLHGNDWHDGLERAFSADPQQQQALQAEMRAHSLAFAAALGEASDGWVKTAAVFPEAAAAAALQGSSALALMPYWREGRRLHGLATVTERDLLPQACAGGTAEARLAPLATGPDGTISSIAVGNYPNDHHYPGPDWPLAPKSCRWGGRWSGTPFTIPYGALVCADLDNLLAADKSFSTSHMANGATRLQPLILNIGQAAGAAAALCVAHALLPAELPVRQLQEALINDPQAPAGPLPLWDTPWHHPEWRLRQHAALAAPERLSPGGELLGAAPTDPGVAPAEPHERLFQGSLQSDGNGGFLLGTGERPWPVITLEPGLHRWLAAVELPRTVQLIGCANPWGPWLRVSRLVAD; encoded by the coding sequence ATGGGCGCCGCAGCGGAACAAGCCCAGGTGGTGGTCTGGGGCGGTGGCAGCGGCGGCGTGGCAGCGGCGCTGCAGGCGGCCCGCGCCGGCGCCGACACCCTGCTGCTCACCCCCGGCGGCTGGCTGGGGGGAATGGTGAGCGCTGCAGGGGTCTGCGCGCCCGACGGCAATGAGCTCACCCCCTGGCAGACCGGTCTCTGGGGGGCGCTGCTGCGGGCCTTGCAGCAGGCGGAAGCCGAAGGGCTCGATCACAACTGGGTGAGCTGCTTCGGTTGGCGGCCGGCCACGGCCGAACGGATCCTGCGCGGCTGGGTGGCGGCAGAACCGCGCCTGCGCTGGTGGCCGTGCTGCACGCTGCGCGGCGTACGGCGCCAGGGACGGCGGGTCACCGCCGTGGAGATCGAGCGGGAGCACGAGCCCCAGTCGATCGCTCTGGAGGTGCTGATCGATGGCAGCGACCGAGGCGATCTGCTGCCCCTGGCGGAGGTGCCGTTCCGCTGCGGCTGGGAACCCCGCGAACAGTGGGGGGAACCCAGCGCTCCGCCACAGCAACAGCTGGAAAACGACGCCTTCTTCCAACGGCAGCCGGTGCAGTCGCCCACCTGGGTGGTGCTGGGCCAGCTCGGGCAGGGCCCCTGCCCCTCCGGCCGGCCGCCGGCCCCACCCTTCGCGCGCTCCACCGAGGCCCACGGCCTGCTGCGCACGCTCACCTATGGGCGCCTGCCGGGCGGGCTGGTGATGCTGAACTGGCCCTTGCACGGCAACGACTGGCACGACGGGCTGGAGCGGGCCTTCAGCGCCGATCCGCAGCAGCAGCAGGCGCTGCAGGCGGAGATGCGGGCCCACAGCCTCGCGTTTGCTGCGGCCCTGGGCGAAGCCAGTGACGGCTGGGTAAAGACGGCGGCGGTGTTCCCGGAGGCGGCGGCAGCGGCGGCCCTGCAGGGCTCCTCGGCCTTGGCGTTGATGCCCTACTGGCGCGAGGGCCGGCGCCTGCACGGTCTGGCCACTGTCACTGAACGGGATCTGTTGCCCCAGGCCTGCGCCGGCGGCACAGCCGAGGCACGCCTGGCCCCGCTGGCCACCGGCCCAGACGGGACGATCAGCTCCATTGCCGTGGGCAATTACCCCAACGATCACCACTACCCCGGCCCTGACTGGCCCCTGGCCCCGAAGAGCTGCCGTTGGGGCGGACGCTGGAGCGGCACCCCCTTCACGATTCCCTATGGCGCACTGGTGTGCGCCGACCTCGACAACCTGCTGGCCGCCGACAAGTCCTTCAGCACCAGCCACATGGCCAACGGCGCCACCCGGCTGCAGCCGCTGATCCTCAACATCGGCCAGGCGGCGGGAGCGGCGGCGGCGTTGTGCGTGGCCCACGCACTGCTGCCGGCCGAGCTGCCGGTGCGCCAGCTGCAGGAGGCCCTGATCAACGACCCGCAGGCGCCTGCCGGGCCGCTACCGCTCTGGGACACCCCCTGGCATCACCCCGAGTGGCGCCTGCGCCAGCACGCGGCGCTGGCCGCGCCCGAGCGCCTGTCGCCGGGTGGCGAGCTGCTTGGCGCCGCGCCAACGGATCCCGGTGTTGCCCCAGCGGAGCCCCACGAACGCCTGTTCCAGGGCAGCCTGCAGAGCGATGGCAACGGCGGCTTTCTCCTCGGCACCGGCGAGCGCCCCTGGCCTGTGATCACGCTCGAACCCGGTCTGCACCGCTGGCTGGCCGCTGTTGAGCTACCTCGCACGGTGCAGCTGATCGGCTGCGCCAATCCCTGGGGGCCCTGGCTGCGGGTGTCACGGCTCGTCGCAGACTGA